Proteins from one Clostridium cellulovorans 743B genomic window:
- a CDS encoding LytTR family DNA-binding domain-containing protein → MKISIEQIDREFDEEIIIKCHEVNDNILKILHKLKSEKSVLLGYREDNIHRINLIDVYYFETVDNKVFIYCKDKVFEVKEKLYELEEICQGKKFFRASKSTILNLTKISYIRPSLSGRFEARLDNGEKITVSRQYVPILKKMLGL, encoded by the coding sequence ATGAAGATATCAATTGAACAGATAGATAGAGAATTCGATGAGGAGATAATTATAAAATGTCATGAGGTTAATGATAATATCCTAAAAATATTACATAAGTTGAAAAGTGAAAAATCGGTGTTACTTGGCTATAGAGAAGATAATATCCACAGGATAAACCTTATTGATGTATATTATTTTGAAACTGTGGATAATAAAGTGTTTATTTATTGTAAGGATAAAGTTTTTGAAGTAAAGGAAAAGTTATATGAGCTTGAGGAAATATGCCAAGGAAAGAAGTTTTTTCGTGCATCAAAATCTACCATTCTCAACTTAACTAAAATTTCATATATAAGGCCATCCCTAAGTGGAAGATTTGAAGCAAGGCTTGATAATGGAGAGAAGATTACTGTTTCAAGACAATATGTTCCTATATTAAAAAAGATGTTGGGTTTATAG
- a CDS encoding DODA-type extradiol aromatic ring-opening family dioxygenase, whose protein sequence is MIPYFFIAHGSPLLAVEDNAYTTFLYKLSDTIKKPIAIIIFSAHWESDIQKVGNSVEYDMIYDFSGFPEELYRIKYPAVGNEAIFKEIQQLLHRKGIPFEVDAERGLDHGAWVVLRLIYSEANIPVISMSVSPHTLPKDQYEIGKVLSSLREKDVLIIASGGTVHNLGALNWEKDNIGVDDWAIKFDQWLASCLEKWDLESLYNYHSLEPTAKYAVPLYGVEHFIPIFYAMGAADDKKIARLLHRSYRYGNLSHSIWQFG, encoded by the coding sequence ATGATACCATATTTTTTCATCGCACATGGATCACCGCTATTAGCAGTTGAAGATAATGCATATACTACGTTTTTGTATAAATTAAGTGACACTATAAAGAAGCCAATAGCTATTATAATTTTTTCTGCTCATTGGGAGTCGGATATTCAAAAGGTGGGCAATTCTGTCGAGTATGATATGATATATGATTTTAGCGGATTCCCAGAAGAATTGTATAGAATTAAATATCCAGCAGTAGGCAATGAGGCGATATTTAAAGAAATTCAACAGTTGCTCCATAGGAAAGGTATTCCTTTTGAAGTTGATGCAGAACGCGGGTTAGATCATGGTGCATGGGTAGTCCTCAGATTGATTTATTCTGAAGCAAATATTCCTGTGATTTCAATGTCTGTAAGCCCTCATACTTTGCCTAAAGACCAGTATGAAATAGGGAAAGTCTTATCATCATTACGGGAGAAGGATGTTTTAATCATTGCTAGTGGAGGAACTGTACACAACCTTGGTGCTTTGAATTGGGAGAAAGATAATATAGGTGTTGACGATTGGGCAATTAAATTTGATCAGTGGTTAGCAAGTTGTTTGGAGAAGTGGGATTTAGAATCTCTGTATAATTATCATTCTTTGGAACCTACAGCTAAGTATGCAGTGCCACTTTATGGTGTTGAACACTTTATTCCTATATTTTATGCAATGGGAGCAGCTGATGATAAGAAAATAGCAAGATTATTACATCGTAGTTATAGATACGGGAACCTAAGTCATAGCATTTGGCAGTTCGGGTGA
- a CDS encoding prohibitin family protein: protein MSRYMSRKFLIGGLITASVMIAGTVLLAMSVTKIKPGYAGVIYGMDGGIKNKTLSQGWHLILPTEHITSYPVSTETVFLSKDNKEGGKDDESFDINTKSGKPVNVDVSYSYHMDVNKLPDIFTKFRGQSAETIENNFIRRSLKSSINNVTSSYEVMDVYGASRPEIQGKVMDEFTKDMEQYGISVESFTFLAIRPDNNSMQAIQDKVDAEQKLQTAKVLQEQAKVDAETKRINAQGESDSALIKAQGEAKANDAVKQSLTPELVEYTKWSKWDGKLPTTMTGSGSLIQIPATGTTENTNK from the coding sequence ATGAGTAGATATATGTCAAGAAAGTTTTTAATAGGTGGATTAATAACAGCAAGTGTAATGATAGCAGGAACAGTTCTTTTAGCAATGTCTGTTACAAAGATTAAACCAGGTTATGCAGGCGTTATTTATGGTATGGACGGTGGTATAAAAAATAAAACTCTTAGTCAAGGCTGGCATTTGATTTTACCAACAGAACATATAACGAGCTATCCTGTTTCAACAGAAACAGTATTCTTATCCAAGGATAATAAGGAAGGAGGTAAAGATGATGAGAGTTTTGATATAAATACAAAGTCTGGTAAACCAGTTAATGTGGATGTATCATATTCTTATCACATGGACGTAAATAAATTGCCAGATATATTTACAAAGTTTAGAGGTCAGAGTGCTGAAACTATTGAAAATAATTTTATAAGAAGAAGTTTAAAATCAAGTATCAACAATGTAACATCTTCTTATGAAGTTATGGATGTTTATGGTGCATCAAGACCAGAAATACAAGGAAAAGTAATGGACGAATTTACAAAGGACATGGAACAGTATGGTATTTCAGTAGAAAGCTTTACGTTTTTAGCTATAAGGCCAGATAATAATTCTATGCAAGCAATTCAAGACAAGGTAGACGCAGAACAAAAATTACAAACTGCTAAAGTATTACAAGAACAAGCTAAAGTTGATGCAGAGACTAAAAGAATCAATGCACAAGGTGAATCTGACTCTGCTTTAATAAAAGCACAAGGTGAAGCTAAGGCAAATGATGCGGTAAAACAAAGTTTAACTCCTGAATTGGTAGAATATACAAAGTGGAGCAAATGGGATGGCAAGCTGCCAACAACTATGACCGGTAGTGGTTCATTAATCCAGATTCCTGCTACAGGCACAACTGAAAATACAAATAAATAG
- a CDS encoding AraC family transcriptional regulator, which translates to MKGEGVMVWLDRMNSAINYIEENLDGEIEMGEVARRACCSEYHFTRMFSFITDIPLNEYIRRRKLTLAGFELKNSDIKIIDLANKYGYDSPNSFTRAFQGMHGVTPSEARILGVEIKSYAPISFLITINGGIGMNYRIVEEDALTLFGISLTTRREESFETIPDFWNKCEEERITYKIVEAGHGNERTLLKSVLYDMDNEMMKYMIGLDMPEEGVSDEFEVVTIPAKTWAVFPLVLEKPEDSITSIWKRIFTEWFPNSGYELDEGSWQERCHWRDDGKMIVEAWVPVVKN; encoded by the coding sequence ATGAAAGGGGAAGGTGTTATGGTTTGGCTTGACCGTATGAATTCTGCAATTAACTATATTGAAGAAAATCTTGATGGCGAGATTGAAATGGGAGAAGTGGCACGTAGAGCGTGTTGTTCAGAATATCACTTTACTCGTATGTTTTCATTTATTACCGACATTCCGTTGAATGAGTATATTAGGCGAAGAAAACTTACATTGGCTGGATTTGAGCTTAAAAATAGCGACATTAAGATCATTGATCTTGCCAACAAATATGGTTATGATTCTCCTAATTCATTTACTAGGGCATTTCAAGGAATGCATGGTGTTACGCCATCAGAGGCACGTATACTAGGAGTCGAAATAAAATCCTATGCACCTATTTCCTTTCTTATTACAATTAATGGAGGTATAGGTATGAACTATAGAATTGTTGAAGAAGATGCTTTAACATTATTCGGGATATCACTTACTACAAGGAGAGAAGAATCATTTGAGACTATTCCAGATTTTTGGAACAAATGTGAAGAAGAACGCATCACTTATAAAATTGTTGAGGCTGGTCATGGTAATGAAAGGACGTTGTTAAAATCGGTTTTATATGATATGGATAACGAAATGATGAAGTATATGATTGGTTTAGATATGCCAGAGGAAGGAGTTTCTGATGAATTTGAGGTTGTTACTATTCCTGCTAAGACATGGGCAGTATTCCCACTTGTGCTTGAAAAACCAGAAGATAGCATTACATCTATATGGAAGCGTATATTCACTGAATGGTTTCCGAATTCTGGCTACGAACTAGATGAAGGATCGTGGCAAGAGCGTTGCCATTGGAGAGATGACGGAAAGATGATAGTAGAAGCTTGGGTGCCAGTAGTCAAAAATTAA
- a CDS encoding DUF3021 domain-containing protein has translation MNLIEFIKKLIRDFFIIFALIVISLTITRQIFQPNDSIELRDMYIYMICSLIVDLLSLIFYSERSISEKEMWIRRIIHFFVLEAALLILANLVGSISGIGGIVLLQFQIAVIYISVLFISWTYDKKTTDKINEKLKAMRDEL, from the coding sequence ATGAATTTAATAGAGTTTATTAAAAAATTAATTAGAGATTTTTTTATTATATTTGCACTTATTGTAATTTCTTTAACTATAACACGCCAAATTTTCCAGCCCAATGATTCTATTGAACTAAGGGATATGTATATATATATGATTTGTTCCTTAATAGTTGATTTGCTAAGTTTGATTTTTTATTCTGAAAGAAGCATCTCTGAAAAGGAAATGTGGATTAGGAGAATTATTCATTTTTTTGTATTAGAGGCAGCATTATTGATTCTAGCTAACTTGGTTGGCTCTATTAGTGGAATCGGTGGTATAGTTTTATTACAGTTTCAGATAGCTGTAATCTATATTTCTGTACTTTTTATTTCTTGGACTTATGATAAAAAAACTACTGATAAAATTAACGAAAAATTAAAGGCTATGAGAGATGAATTATAG
- a CDS encoding patatin-like phospholipase family protein, which translates to MKADAVFEGGGVRGIGHVGAVTFLEKQGYHWNKLAGTSAGSIIAALLASGYSGQELSSIMHQMDYKRVPGKNWVESIPVVGKGIAVWRELGIYDNDYLENFIENLLVKKKIYSFADLPEDNLKIIASDVTDGRMIVFPDDLNYYGVSKDKMSIAKAVRMSCTIPLFFKPVKWVTNKKSCYVVDGGLLSNYPVDIFDRKDGLPRWPTFGFRLSQENISATSVNIDRPISYGRAIVQTMAQAHDMRHVDKHSEVRTIFIPTETVTSTQFSLSESEQKFLYEAGYNAAKKFFRTWNFDEYKQQYRRG; encoded by the coding sequence ATGAAAGCTGATGCTGTTTTTGAAGGTGGAGGAGTACGTGGAATTGGACATGTTGGTGCAGTTACGTTCTTAGAAAAACAAGGTTATCACTGGAACAAGTTAGCAGGGACATCTGCTGGTTCTATTATTGCTGCACTTCTTGCTAGTGGATATTCGGGACAAGAATTAAGTAGTATTATGCATCAAATGGATTACAAAAGAGTTCCTGGTAAGAATTGGGTAGAAAGTATTCCTGTGGTAGGGAAAGGGATAGCGGTATGGCGAGAACTGGGTATATACGATAATGATTATTTAGAAAACTTTATAGAAAATTTACTGGTTAAAAAGAAGATTTATTCTTTTGCTGATCTGCCAGAGGATAATCTTAAAATTATTGCTTCTGATGTTACTGACGGAAGAATGATAGTCTTCCCAGATGATTTAAATTATTATGGTGTATCTAAAGATAAAATGTCAATTGCAAAAGCTGTAAGGATGAGCTGTACTATTCCGCTTTTCTTTAAACCAGTGAAATGGGTAACCAATAAAAAAAGTTGCTATGTGGTGGATGGAGGCTTACTTAGTAATTATCCTGTTGATATATTTGATAGGAAAGATGGTTTACCACGGTGGCCAACATTTGGTTTCCGTTTGTCACAGGAGAATATTTCAGCTACGTCAGTTAATATCGATAGACCTATTAGTTATGGAAGAGCTATTGTTCAGACAATGGCACAAGCACATGATATGAGGCATGTAGATAAACATTCAGAAGTTAGAACTATATTTATTCCTACAGAAACTGTTACTAGTACTCAATTTAGTCTAAGTGAAAGTGAGCAAAAGTTTTTATATGAAGCAGGATATAATGCTGCTAAAAAGTTTTTTAGAACTTGGAACTTTGATGAGTATAAGCAACAGTACAGGAGAGGTTAG
- a CDS encoding alpha/beta hydrolase family protein, whose product MGTVILTIAAVIEIIFGIYCFKRKSNEKKMRNIIRISTFIVFFLFILLSIIQWSFQWKPLAVILFIWSVISVISLVRRRECKKQYRTSRIIIKGLSMWVTIFLAVSPALIFPQYKLPETTGKYKIKAATYTFKDNNRIDTFSNTNEKREGTAEFWYPEEATGKCPLVIFSHGAFGVKTSNTSTFNELASNGYVVCSIDHPHHSLITVNVDKKVTMVDKNFMKEVNDVNNDIYDAETEYKLQQNWLKVRTDDINFIIDTILQKVNEGNSDKVYQLIDTSKIGLIGHSLGGAASAQVGRERNDIGAIINLDADLLGEYIGFENGRCRVNDKIYTVPILSIYSDDMKRLYEKITDPDIIIPQRLILATAPNSFEVYFEGTNHMSFTDLPIVSPLLTRMISSTAKNKIGKEEADKYYVIEKMNDIALEFFDCYLKQEGSFKPEDKY is encoded by the coding sequence ATGGGAACAGTGATACTTACTATTGCAGCAGTGATAGAGATAATTTTTGGAATATACTGCTTTAAAAGAAAATCCAATGAAAAGAAAATGAGAAACATAATTCGCATAAGTACGTTTATAGTATTTTTTTTATTTATATTGTTGTCTATTATTCAGTGGAGCTTTCAGTGGAAGCCTTTAGCAGTTATATTATTTATATGGTCAGTAATTAGCGTTATATCTTTGGTACGCAGAAGAGAATGTAAAAAGCAATATAGGACTTCACGTATAATTATCAAGGGACTTTCTATGTGGGTTACTATATTTTTAGCTGTTAGTCCTGCATTAATATTCCCACAATACAAGCTTCCTGAAACTACAGGTAAATATAAGATAAAAGCAGCGACCTATACTTTTAAAGATAATAATCGTATTGATACTTTTAGTAATACTAATGAGAAAAGAGAAGGTACGGCAGAGTTTTGGTATCCTGAAGAAGCTACAGGAAAGTGTCCTTTAGTAATATTCTCTCATGGAGCCTTTGGAGTAAAAACCAGTAATACTTCTACTTTTAATGAGTTAGCTAGCAACGGATATGTAGTATGTTCTATTGATCATCCACATCACTCTTTAATCACTGTGAATGTTGATAAAAAAGTTACGATGGTGGATAAAAATTTTATGAAGGAAGTCAATGATGTTAACAATGATATTTATGATGCTGAGACTGAGTACAAGCTTCAGCAGAATTGGCTAAAAGTTCGTACTGATGATATAAATTTTATCATTGATACAATTCTTCAAAAGGTAAATGAAGGTAACAGTGATAAGGTTTATCAACTTATCGATACTAGTAAAATTGGTTTGATAGGTCATTCCTTAGGGGGAGCAGCCAGTGCACAAGTGGGAAGAGAGCGAAATGATATCGGAGCTATTATAAATCTTGATGCTGATTTACTTGGTGAGTATATAGGCTTTGAAAATGGTAGGTGTAGAGTTAATGATAAGATTTATACCGTTCCGATACTAAGTATATATAGCGACGATATGAAGCGATTGTATGAAAAGATAACTGATCCAGATATCATTATACCCCAAAGACTTATATTAGCTACTGCACCTAATTCCTTCGAAGTTTATTTTGAAGGCACAAATCATATGAGCTTTACGGATCTTCCTATAGTTTCACCGTTACTTACGAGAATGATAAGTAGCACTGCTAAAAATAAGATTGGAAAGGAAGAGGCAGATAAATATTATGTCATTGAAAAAATGAATGATATAGCATTAGAGTTTTTTGACTGCTATCTAAAGCAAGAAGGAAGTTTTAAGCCTGA
- the ltrA gene encoding group II intron reverse transcriptase/maturase, with protein MHISSNFNSEKELNEKLDFIYMQSKLNKTFTGLMEVAFNEVTIITAVHNIKSNSGSKTPGTDRNTIDKYLQMSKEEVISLVKKSASNYKPKPARREYIPKSNGKKRPLGIPTVIDRIILECIRIVIEPICEAKFYPHSYGFRPYRACSHAIASIVHVISSTSKDIPHYVIEGDIKSYFDNINHKVLINKLWKMGVHDKRMLCLIKLMLKAGYIERDLFYLTEAGTPQGGIISPLLANVYLNSFDWMIGRMYQEPKGIETKNDRSHCREKLRRTGIKPKYLVRYADDWVILTTSRQEAERLLHYIRRYFKHKLKLELSEEKTVITDIKCEKVKFLGFDVLAELPRKTPSKPNPKKVVGKAIPNTEKVKQQVKDICREIKKLKAIPKDIDQAIQIEKINSKIVGVCEYWKSSICSKTFNYIDDKVRRSCMRVFPKLQSNWKEIKLNLLINRPERHAKYNGRTFAILVNDNQHIGITRANITASQWGKVFKQKMTPYSLEGRELYQTQNSKARKMALDRPPMYDTDILLINKNRVTYNFEYYMNREYAYNRDKYKCRCCSKSLHFGNRHCHHINTKLPQDKINKLTNLAWVCNECHNLIHHQGNIEHVDIKTRNKILKFRTKLYEYQVV; from the coding sequence GTGCATATAAGCAGCAACTTCAATTCTGAAAAAGAATTAAATGAAAAGCTAGACTTTATTTACATGCAAAGCAAATTAAATAAGACATTCACCGGTCTAATGGAAGTAGCTTTTAATGAGGTTACAATTATTACTGCCGTTCATAATATTAAATCTAATAGTGGTAGTAAAACTCCTGGAACTGATAGAAATACAATAGATAAGTATTTACAAATGTCAAAGGAGGAAGTTATTAGCCTAGTTAAAAAGAGTGCTTCCAACTACAAACCTAAACCTGCAAGAAGAGAATATATACCTAAGAGTAATGGTAAGAAAAGGCCACTAGGAATACCAACTGTAATTGATAGAATCATACTGGAATGTATTCGCATAGTAATAGAACCAATCTGTGAGGCAAAATTCTATCCTCATAGTTATGGTTTTAGACCTTACCGAGCTTGCAGTCATGCTATAGCATCTATTGTTCATGTAATATCCTCTACGAGCAAAGATATTCCGCATTACGTTATTGAAGGTGATATCAAAAGTTATTTTGATAACATCAATCATAAGGTGTTGATAAATAAGCTCTGGAAAATGGGAGTACATGATAAGCGGATGTTATGTTTGATTAAGCTTATGTTAAAGGCAGGATATATTGAGAGAGATTTGTTCTATCTCACTGAAGCAGGAACGCCACAAGGAGGAATTATTTCTCCATTATTAGCTAATGTATATCTAAATAGTTTCGACTGGATGATAGGTCGTATGTATCAAGAGCCAAAGGGAATTGAAACTAAAAACGACCGTTCACATTGCCGAGAGAAACTAAGGAGAACAGGCATTAAACCTAAGTATTTAGTTAGATATGCAGATGATTGGGTGATATTAACAACATCTAGGCAGGAAGCAGAAAGATTACTGCACTATATCAGAAGATATTTCAAACATAAATTGAAGCTTGAATTATCGGAGGAAAAGACAGTAATTACAGATATTAAGTGCGAAAAAGTTAAATTCTTAGGATTTGATGTATTAGCTGAATTACCTAGAAAAACACCTTCTAAACCAAATCCTAAAAAGGTTGTTGGAAAAGCTATTCCTAATACGGAAAAAGTAAAACAACAAGTTAAGGATATATGTAGGGAAATAAAGAAGCTAAAAGCAATACCTAAAGACATAGACCAAGCAATACAAATTGAGAAAATCAATTCTAAGATTGTTGGAGTATGTGAATACTGGAAAAGCAGTATATGTAGTAAAACTTTCAATTATATTGACGATAAAGTTAGAAGAAGTTGCATGAGAGTATTCCCTAAACTGCAAAGTAATTGGAAAGAAATCAAGCTTAATCTACTAATCAATAGACCAGAAAGACATGCCAAATATAACGGAAGAACATTTGCAATACTTGTAAATGATAATCAACATATAGGCATAACAAGAGCTAACATAACTGCTAGTCAATGGGGAAAAGTATTTAAGCAGAAGATGACACCCTATTCTTTAGAAGGAAGAGAATTATATCAAACCCAAAATAGCAAAGCTAGGAAAATGGCACTGGATAGACCACCCATGTATGATACAGATATTCTTCTAATTAATAAAAATAGAGTTACTTATAACTTTGAATATTACATGAATAGAGAATATGCCTATAACAGAGATAAATATAAATGTAGATGCTGTAGTAAGTCACTACACTTTGGAAATAGGCACTGTCATCATATTAATACAAAACTACCACAGGATAAAATCAATAAACTTACCAATCTAGCCTGGGTATGTAATGAATGTCATAACTTGATTCATCATCAAGGAAATATAGAGCATGTAGACATTAAAACTAGAAATAAGATACTTAAATTCAGAACAAAACTTTATGAATACCAAGTTGTTTAA